The sequence GTCAGCATCTATTTTCCTGACCTATGATGACGACTCAAGGAGGTTTGCAGCCGACAAGCAATGAAGCTAATATGTGCACCAACGACAATGGTAGCCAACTTGGTACACGGATTGTGGACGAGATTATGGCCGGGAAGAACGTCTTCTTTGATCTTCCTGACAAGTAAAAATCTATCTACCCATATTGTTCTCTACTGCTTTGGCCTTGGCGCAGATCATAATTATAGTATATTGTTTTCATACCTCTTAATTGTTGAATGAAATCTTTTTACAACACTGTTTTAGTCATTGTTTGCTTAGAATAtatttgtgtggcaggttgactgGTGAGATATGGACCTTGAAATTCCATTGCATTGGAGCACAGCCTGGAAAAGAAATTGTCACAGTAAATATTGATAAAGCTTATGTTGCCTTTTACAACGTGGTGTACATAAAATCGAAACTTGGATATTCTGGGAGGGACTTCTTGTTTTacaagaaacgatgtggcattgaTCGATCCAGGCTATTGGCACTTGATTACATCCACCAAGAAGAGGCCATGCTGTCTGATAACATGGATGAGAGAAAA is a genomic window of Zea mays cultivar B73 chromosome 5, Zm-B73-REFERENCE-NAM-5.0, whole genome shotgun sequence containing:
- the LOC103633912 gene encoding uncharacterized protein, producing MMTTQGGLQPTSNEANMCTNDNGSQLGTRIVDEIMAGKNVFFDLPDKLTGEIWTLKFHCIGAQPGKEIVTVNIDKAYVAFYNVVYIKSKLGYSGRDFLFYKKRCGIDRSRLLALDYIHQEEAMLSDNMDERKISFVLTKDPPSDLEVSITPIKRPRQRTNVDEETIEVSIDAYKEWLAILQHDNPEMDLMDDFREDTIKTYKE